TAAAACCCACAATGAATATATCTCTGCATGACTAGTCCCTTGGGTATACAAATAATGAGAGAGAAGACACTAGAGAGAGCTAAATTAGCAATAAAGGTAGCCCGAGATGAGAGGCTAATGTCAGACCAAGGAATTTGTCACAGGCAtccatttaaatgtttttaaagccgGAAAGCAATATGATCATAGGAAACATTAGGAAGATATTAGAAATCAGAAATGGAATTCAAGcagattatttaaaaagcaaaagcaacaatgGCACCCTCTGAATGGGAATGGATGTCAAAAAAGTTTGACATCTGAGGTATTAGCAATAAGACTTGAGAACTGATTTGATTCTTATTAAAGGGAGGTGGTATTAGTGATTTCAACGTCTCTTTACTGAACAACTAGGAATATAAAGAATTGTTAGGAGAAAGGTTGACTTATGAAACTTTGGATTTGAGATATCTTTGGGACACAGGGAAATATGAACCTAGATCAGGAGTTGGCAAACGACAGACCAAATCCTACCAGTTGTCACTTTTTATACATGAAGTTTTGCTGGAACAGAGCTACTTCTTCAAGTATTATTTAGGATTGCTTTTGTGTTACAAGTAGTTGAGACAAAGGTTCTCTGCCTACAAAGTCTCAaataattactgctgctgctgctgctaagtcgcttcagtcgtgtccgactctgtgtgatccatagacggcagcccaccaggctcccctatccctgggattctccaggcaagaattctggagtaggctgccatttccttctccaatgcatgaaagtgaaaagtcaaagtgaaatttcatgtccaactcttagcaaccccatggactgccgcctatcagactcctctgtccatccacatacccttaataataataataaaagtttgcAGACCAAGTATCAGAATTTTGCTGTGtctatggtggctcagaagttaaagcgtctgtctggaattcaggagacctgggtttgatccctgggtcaggaagatcccctggagaaggaaatggcaaccactccagtacgcttgcctggagaatcccatggagggaggagcctagtagcctacagtccatggggtcgcaaagagtcggacacaactgagcaacttcaattcacttcacttcataacgACAGctacagaggacttccctgatggctcagaggataaagcatctgtctacaatgtgggagacctgggttcgatctctgggtcgggaagatccatcccatggacagaggagcctggtaggctacagtccatggggtggcaaagagttggagacgactgagcaacttcactttctttcacttttcacagaatCTTGAGTGGGCAGGGGGCGGCGCTGTTTCCTGTTGTAGCTGTTTCCGGTTGTAGAATATTCTGTCAGTACTAGGGGCGGGTCTCATGAGCAGGACAAACCATTATGGTGGGGGGTTGAGAATTTTGATACTCGATTACAAGCCCTTCATGTTCTTGGTTATGAGTCTTCTCTGACCACTCCTGTTTCTCCGTGACTTCAAAGACTTTGAACAGTATAGGAGATCCCCTTATGTCCGGGGGAGGGGAGAAATCTTCCTCACACACCTCTCCCACCCCTGCCGTTTCTGAAAATTGGAACAGTCCAAAGGCAAACACGTTGACCGGTTTGTAGGAAACTTTCTTTCTTCAGAGCCCTCTCTGAAGGGAGGGCGGGAGAGAAATAGAGATCAAAAACGTTTCTTTTGCTGTGGTAAGTGATTTTGTTTGGGCTTGCACTCCCACTGACAGGAGGTGAGGCCTGGTGGGAGGTGTCCTGAGGCAGGGTATAGGGTCTTTAGGAGGGTGTGAGATGGCCgcgggggggggtgggtgggggggggggcggggagcaaCCAGAGAAGAGATTaaagggatggggggaggggagggagaggactgACTGAATCGTCCTGCAGGGCCAGCCAAGCCCCAAAGGCACTCAGTCATCATGGCCTTGAAACCCGAAGACCCAAGTAGTGGGTTCTGGCATGGTAAAGTGATGGCTTTCATCAACGAGAGGATGTCCAGGCACGCGAAAGGCCCAGAGTTCTACCTCGAGAATCTCTCTCTGTCCTGGGAGAAGGTGGAGGATAAGTTCAAGGCCATCCTAGAGGACTGTCAGGTGCCCGGCCAGGCCAAAGAGGCCTGTGCCTGGAGCAGCCTGGCCCTGGGCATGCGTTTTGCCTGCAGACAGAACCAGTTACACGGGCACAGGGTGCAGTGGCTGCACGACTTAGCTGGGCTGCACAAGTCGGCCGCACATGCTTTGGCCTCAGACCTCAAGTTGTTCGTGGCACAGCACGAGATGGAATGTAAGGAAACAGCCTTCCAGCTGCAACAAATGCAGGCCAACCTGGAGAAGATGCGGAAGGAAAGGGATCAGCTGAGGTCGAAGCTCTTCCAGGCAGTAAGATTACTTGGTCCCCGCCCTGCTTCCCGCCCCAGCCCCCAGTCCCAGCCCCAGCCTCGCCCCCAGGACAGGTCTCAACTCTGTTCACTTCCTCCAGGAGCTGGAGTCTCTGCGGGAACGAGCTGCCAAGGGACCAGGTCTGGCCATGGCCACTGCCAGTGGGCCTGAGACACAAGGAACcagtgaagaggaagaggaggaggcaggggccaCTGCTACTCCTGCTCCCGCTTCTGAAGCCACAAGAGGAGAAAGACAGGAGGATGCGGAAGGGGCGGGAGCTGCGGGGGCAGAGGAAGctgaggaggcagcagaggagatGGTTGTAGACATTATGCAGCTTCTCAGCGATATATACCAGAAAAGTCACACCTCTGGTGGGCAGAGGAAGGGAGATTGCAGGTCCATGGAAAGAGCCAGGCGTTATCTATGTAAAACAACCAAGTCCATGTATACAGCCTCTCCATGGAACCTTCCTGTCGAGCTCCCTGCCTCATTCACATACTCATCTCCTTTTCTAGATGCACCCACACCATCCACACCCACATTATCCCCAAGCGCATCATcctcaccagcagcagcagtcacagcAGGAGCTCCAGCTCAAGCATCTCCCCATTGCAGGCCCTTTGATGTTAGCTTGTGGTCTAATGGGGGGGGGGCCTGGGGAATAGACCGTCAAGAACCCACCAGAAATAGGAGTGACTATGATCCCCATCAGCAAAGAAAACCTACAGCATTTCGAAGGCCAGGGGATTGGAACTGCCTTTGGTGTAAAGCCATGAATTTTTCAAGGCAGAAAATTTGCTTCCACTGTGGGAGAGATATCTGGCTACAGAACCCTTGATTCAAAAATGTCAAACAGAGTAGAAACTTAACTGATGGGAGATCAGTTttcagagggaggggaaggggaggcgcGGAAGAGGGCTTGGGAAGAATAGAGAGAAAGGGTGGGTGGTTAAATAGGGGAAAGGAGTTGTGAGAGAGGAGGTGAAAGGGGTGGGAGAGAAGGTATGGGATAGTGATTGGGGAAGGTGTAGATTGGGGGGTTAAGGGGAGAGAGATATATGGAGAAAAAGACTTGTTTTTGACAACCCCGTTTGTGTTCCAGACCACTAGCCTTCGACACGCTAGAACTGCTGCAGCTtctgtttgtatttcttttcccaaACCTAGCATCTGGTGGACCTGGGCAGCCAGTATATAGCACCCCAACTCCCTGCATTACCCCTCCCTTCACTAGGCTGTAGATCATTGGAGCAGGAGTGGACTAGTGGGGATTCCTGCATCCCACGTCTCCAGGAATGAACTGGACAAGAAGTTCATTCATGTTCTGAGCAAGTTATATGAGAAACAAAGCAGACCTGAAGTTAACCCCAGGTTTACAACAGGGCACAGATtcaccaatcctaaaggaatcccTCAGGGCTTCATACAGAGGACGCCAGCACCAGCTGCAGACAAGGACTGCTGTCGTTGTTCAGCCTCCTGACAAGAGAATCGTCCCCAGTCTTCACTTCCAACTAGGGACAGGCAGATCTGAACAGGGAACTTGTGCCACTGCCAAGGTGAGTCAGCAACTGATAGTACCTGGAGGGTTTGCTGGTCTAGACCACTGACCAAAGGACCAAAAAATCCTgagatttcttttctctccccagATTACAGTGGGAGGGGAGTCCAGCTACAAAAGTCCTAGTAAATTCAGAAATGCATAATAGAACCCACCCTGATGGGAAATCAGTTTCCAGAGGGAGGATGTAAAAGGGGGAGGGGGATGATGGTCTGCATTTCCCTCTCTGATAACTGTAAGCTGTGTTGAGGGGAGCTAAATGTGTGGTTTAGCTCACAGGTGGAATGATGTTGAGAAATTATACCTGGACCAGACTGAGGCACAACTGGAGGagccctgaacattcactgggaACTGTGACCCTAAAGATTGAAACTTTTTATGACCCTAAACTAACCCTGGGACATTTCTACAGCAGCTTGATGTGACTCTTGGTTGTCTCCTTTGGGGGCAGATGTGCATAATTGTTACCAGGATCTGTTGCCAGATCCCTAGCTAGTTATTAAAAGGCTTTCACTTGATAGAAGTCTTCTTGGGCTTGTTTATATCTTTATAGGGtataatttggggcttcccaggtggctgcttggtaaagaacctgcctgccaatgcagaagacaaaggagaagtagattcaatccctgggtcaggaagatcccctaggggagatggcaacccactccagtattctgtcctggagaatcccatggacagaggagcctggtgggctacagtccatagggtcacaaaaagtaggacatgactgagcatgtgtgtggAGGGTAGAATTTCACAGTTTCAGCACTCCTGACAGTGCAACTGGCTGTCATCTGATGATGATGTAGATACCTCATCTCCAGGGGGGTGGTCTGTGAATTACAGGATGTTTGGCAgaatccctggcctctacccactagatgccagtagtacATCCCACACCCCCAGAAGAGATTGTAACAATCAAGGATGTCTCCACATGTTCACAGGAGAACAAATTCACCCCTGGTTGGGAACCATACTACtattactaagtcacttcagtcatgtccgactctgtgcgaccccatagatggcagcccaccaggctcccccgtccctgggattctccaggcaagaacactggagtgggttgccatttcc
This DNA window, taken from Bubalus kerabau isolate K-KA32 ecotype Philippines breed swamp buffalo chromosome X, PCC_UOA_SB_1v2, whole genome shotgun sequence, encodes the following:
- the TEX13A gene encoding testis-expressed protein 13A, translating into MALKPEDPSSGFWHGKVMAFINERMSRHAKGPEFYLENLSLSWEKVEDKFKAILEDCQVPGQAKEACAWSSLALGMRFACRQNQLHGHRVQWLHDLAGLHKSAAHALASDLKLFVAQHEMECKETAFQLQQMQANLEKMRKERDQLRSKLFQAELESLRERAAKGPGLAMATASGPETQGTSEEEEEEAGATATPAPASEATRGERQEDAEGAGAAGAEEAEEAAEEMVVDIMQLLSDIYQKSHTSGGQRKGDCRSMERARRYLCKTTKSMYTASPWNLPVELPASFTYSSPFLDAPTPSTPTLSPSASSSPAAAVTAGAPAQASPHCRPFDGTDSPILKESLRASYRGRQHQLQTRTAVVVQPPDKRIVPSLHFQLGTGRSEQGTCATAKLTGGMMLRNYTWTRLRHNWRSPEHSLGTVTLKIETFYDPKLTLGHFYSSLM